Within Veillonellales bacterium, the genomic segment TCGGCTTAATTAGCTTTGATCCGGGACAAGCCAAGCGATTGCTTGATAACAAGGCATGGATGCTGCAATTTGTTGTTAAAATGGCGGAATTGATTGCCGGAAATTTGTCCGAGACGATTGCTAGCGACGATCATTGTATTCCGCCGCTCAACCTGGAGAACTTGGAAAAAGAGGCCATTATCAAAGCATTAGGAGAGGCTTCCGGTAATGCCGGCAGTAAAGAAAGGGCCGCAAAATTATTGGGGATTAGCCGGGCGACGTTATATCGCAAAATTAGAGAATATGAAATTATTTAAAATAAAATTTGTAAAAATGGGTAGACAATTGTCTCAAAATGAGATACTCTTATTATAAGAGATTAAAACAAATACCATATTGGGTAGAATATGAGCAGTGACGCTCTGGGAAAAGAAAGTTCTTTTCCCGGAGCGTTTTTATTTTTTCGACAAATCTTATATAGGGAGATAGAGGCAATGAAACAAATCGTTTGGACTAAAAACAAAATGAAAAAATCGGCTGGCGTATCGCCTGAATTTCTTAGAGCGGATGAAATTAAGAAGTCGAAGGCTTTTCATGCAAGTTTTCCCGAATATATGGAGACACCTTTACGGCGGCTTGATAGTCTGGCTAAGTTGTTCAAGGTTGGCGGCATTTATGTTAAAGACGAGTCTTATCGTTTTGGACTGAATGCTTTCAAAGTATTGGGAGCTTCATTTGCAATGGCGAAGCATCTGGCTAAATGTCTGCAGGCTGATATAGGAGAGTTGGACTATTCCATTTTGTGTTCTCCTGAAATACATAAAAAGCTAGGTGAGATGACTTTTGTGACTGCCACCGATGGAAATCACGGTCGTGGTGTAGCCTGGGCGGCTCACCGATTGAACCAAAAATCCGTGGTTTATATGCCGAAAGGCTCTTCGCCGACTCGCCTTGCTAATATTCGTGCTGAAGGTGCGATTGCGTCCATTACAGATTTAAATTATGATGAAGCGGTTCGGTTTGCTGCGGATCAGGCCAGAAAATTCGGCTGGATTGCCGTGCAGGATACGGCTTGGGAAGGATATGAAGAAATTCCGGCCTGGATTATGCAAGGGTATGGGACAATTGCGGCTGAAGCGTTAAAACAATTCAGTCAGCACGGTATTGAAAAACCGACTCATATTTTTTTACAGGCTGGGGTTGGTTCATTTGCGGCTGCTATCGAGGGATACTTTTCGGCACAGTTTGGTAAAGACAAGCCTAAAACGGCTATTGTGGAACCGGTTTTGGCGGACTGCTTCTATCAATCCGCCATCGCGAACGATGAACAGCCGAGGATTGTCAGCGGAGATATGGCTACTATTATGGCAGGACTGGCTTGCGGTAAGCCCAATCCGATAGGCTGGGAGATCTTGCGGGATCAT encodes:
- the dpaL gene encoding diaminopropionate ammonia-lyase; the encoded protein is MKQIVWTKNKMKKSAGVSPEFLRADEIKKSKAFHASFPEYMETPLRRLDSLAKLFKVGGIYVKDESYRFGLNAFKVLGASFAMAKHLAKCLQADIGELDYSILCSPEIHKKLGEMTFVTATDGNHGRGVAWAAHRLNQKSVVYMPKGSSPTRLANIRAEGAIASITDLNYDEAVRFAADQARKFGWIAVQDTAWEGYEEIPAWIMQGYGTIAAEALKQFSQHGIEKPTHIFLQAGVGSFAAAIEGYFSAQFGKDKPKTAIVEPVLADCFYQSAIANDEQPRIVSGDMATIMAGLACGKPNPIGWEILRDHSEMFFSCSDEVTAKGMRLLGNPLGSDSRVISGESGAVTAGLLAFLLEAGGLREAKDSLEIDEDSQILLISTEGDTDPAKYRSIVWDGVYPT